GAATCCCTAAAGCTTGTGATTGTACTTTTACAAAATCAATTCCTTGTGTTTGAAACATGTAAGATTCTTTATTTTCAGATACTAAAGTTATAAGACATACAACTTCATTTTTTTGATTAGCTTTGTATAAAGCATAATTAGAATCTTTCCCACCAGAAAACAAGACTGCAACTTTCATTATAATAAAGATTCCCTAAAAACTTATAAAGATATAAGTTTTGTGATTCATATGAATAATACTAAAATTCTAATGATTTTTTTATTAATTGGTTCATTATTATTTACAGGGTGTATCCCTCGAATGGATGAATTAGAACTTAATACCGATCCAAGATTATATGCAGGAGAAGGAGAGATGTGTGAAAATCAATACATGAAAGTTGAATGTAGTGAGGGACTAGAATGTATTCCTAAGAGCACTAAACCTTATGTTATTGGTTTTTGTTATCTTCCAGGTTATGTATATAATGAAGATTTTATTAATAGAAATACTTATGAAGGAAATCCCGATTATGATACTAGAATTAATCTTAGTTCCTAATTTTCTTCTTTTTTTATTCTATCACCAATATATATTTTATTTGCTTTTCCTACTTTTATTCTTTTCAAAATTTTTCTTGCATGTAGTTTAGAAATAATTTTACTTAAATTAGATTTAGTTAATTTAGGTAAATAGTTTAGAATATCATATTGGGAAATCCCATCATTATCTTTAATAAGTAATAATACCTCACTTTCGTTCTCAGTCAAATGCTTTTTAACTATTTCTTCAATTGTTTGTCTATTCTCTTCTTGAGGTAGATTAACTTCATTACTAATTTTTTCTTCTGGACGAATCTCTACAATATTTTCTTGCACATTTACTTTAGATTTAGAAGTTTTATTTTTTATTTTAGTTTTATATAAAATTAATAAACTTACAACTAAAATAAGTAAAATGAAGATGATGGTGAGATATATTAAATCTCTATTAATAAATCCTGTTTCAATATTGGACTTTGTGTCTTTAAAATTTACAACAAATAATAAATCTTCTTCAACAGATTCAAAATCCCATATTACTCTTCCTGATTCATCTAATAAGAAATTTGTAGGAAAAATGTCTATCCCTTCCCCGAAGTTGTCTTTAAATTCAAGATTGAATATTAAATTGTCAACAGGGAAATCAAAAGATAAATAAGTTCTAAAAGCATCTGCTTTGAAAAGATTATTGGATATGTCTTCAGACCTATATTTGATTAAAAAATAATTGTCTTCAATCCCTTTTGGTTTGAAAATGAAAAAATCTCCTACAGATTCGTAATTAACTGTCCCGAACTTATCTACTGCATAATCGATTTTAGCATCTTTTGGTTTTTCTATTGAGAATTTTGAAATACTATCATTAGTTTGAAACTCTATAGCATAATTATATATTGTGTAATCTTGATAGACAAAAGCTTTCACTGTAACATCGGTTGCATTGGAAACTATTGGAAACAGTAATATCAGAAAAATGATGCAGAGTTTCTTAAGCATATTTATAGAGTAGAGAAAAATCTTTATAAAATTTGTGCTAATAGTTATTATATGATTAATCATATTGGATTCATAATGGATGGAAATCGTAGGTATGGAGATAAGTATAATTTATCCAAAAAGGAAGCTTACAGAGCTGGAATGGAACAATTTTTAAATTTTGTTAAGTATCAAGTTAAACATAATATATTTGAAACATCGTTTTACGCCCTATCAACTGATAATTATGAAAATCGTGGAGAAGATTTGAGACCTATAGGAGACTTAATCCAAAATTTTTTTAAAGATGATGATTTAGAAGAGTATTTTATCAAACATAAAATTAAACTTTGTTTGAGAGGTGAAATTGATGAATTGGAAGAAAAAGATAGGAAAGAGAGGAAAATTAAGCTTTTTGTTTCAGATCTAAGAAAAAGGTTCGAGAAATGTAATGCAAAAATTGGTCAAGAGTTCAAATACAGAGTAAATATTGCAATAAACTATGATGGACAAAAAGAAATTTTAAGATCTTTTAAGAGTATTTATGAGAAAATTTCTAATGGAAGTTTAGATTTTGAGAAAGTTGATGAAAAAACTATTAAAAATAATATTTATTATAATGATTCTAAATCTCCTGAAATTATTGTGAGACCTGGAGATTCACCAAGAATCTCAGGATTTATGCTTTGGGATAGCAAATACAGTGAATTATATTTTACAAAAAAATTATGGCCAGAGATGAATGAAGAAGATTTTGTAGAGATTCTCGATTGGTTTAAATCTATTAAAAGAAACTTTGGTAAGTGAATAATTTACAATATTTAAAAATAAATTCTAAATTTTTATCTAATTAAAATATTTAGATAAATAAGATTCTGATTCTGAATCGGATAAACCCATATTTAAAAGGCCTGTTTTTACTGATTCTTTAGAGTAAGTTGATTTGTATTGAATAATGTACTCTTGAGCTTTTTTCTCATTCTCATTTAAATTATCTCCACCCATATTTGGATTATAAGAGTAACTTTGCATTGAGTTTTGTTTTGCCTTTGCCATTCTTTTTTGATTCCATAAACCTATTGGAAATATTAGAACTAAAGAGACAATCAAAAAGATTTGAAGTGGATTTATGTCTATCATATTTTATTAATGAAAGTTTCTATTTATTAAATTTATTTCTTACTGATTAGTTTTATTACTTCAATCATCCTATTTGAAAATCCATATTCATTATCATACCATACTGCAAGTTTTAATAGATTTCTACCAACAACTTCTGTACTTTGAGCATCAATTACTCCTGAATGCGGATTTCCTATTATGTCTGAAGATACTAATTCTTCTTCACTATACTCGACAATGCCATGGAGTTTTGTACTACAAATTTCTTTTAAGAATGAATTGATTTCTTCTTTTGTTATATTTTTTTTCAATTCTAAATTCAAATCAGTAATACTCCCAGTTATAGTTGGAACTCTATATGCAATTCCATGAAGTTTGCCTTCTAATTCAGGTATTAATTTAATTACTGCTTGCGCTGCACCTGTTGAAGTTGGAACGATGTTGAATGGTGCTGCTCTTCCTCTTCTTAATTTTGGATGTACAGAGTCTAAAATTCTTTGATCTCCAGTTACTGAATGAATCGTTGCAAACATTCCTTTTTCAATACCATATTTTTTGTATAATTCATTAACTATTGCACTCATAGAATTTGTTGTACAAGAACCATTTGATACAACCTTAAATTCATTTTTATACTCTTCATCATTAACTCCTCTAACCAGATAAAATACATCCCCTTTACCTGGTGCAGAGATTACAACTTTTTTTGCACCATTTTTTATATGAATGTCTACTTGTTCTCTGTCTACAAATCTTCCAGTACATTCAGCTACAACATCAATATCTAAGTCTTTCCAAGGTAGTTTTTCTATATCTTTTTCTCCTAAAACCTTAACTCTTCTATCTCCTACAACTAGATACTCACCATCAACTTCAACTTTAGTAGGGAATTGGCCTTGTGCACTATCATATTGTAAGAAATATCTTGCTGCATCAGCTCCAGATAAATCATTAATTGCGACAAATTCGATGTTTGGATCATTAAATCCAGCTCTAAATATCATTCTTCCAATTCTTCCAAATCCATTAATTGCAACCCTTACTTTTTTATTTGAAGAAATTTCTTCTTTAATTTCACTTAGTATATTATCTTTCATAGATAAATTTACTCAAAGTTTTAATTAAATGTTTAGTATCTTCGTTTAGTGATTATTTATTTTTACTTTAATTTTTATCCAATTTTAATTTAAACAAAGATTTATAAAACAAAATTCTTTAAGTAGTTCTATGAAAGCTGAAAAAAAAATTGAAAAAAAATCTAAACATGTTTTTGGAATGACTGATGCAGATTTTTCAAAAGAGAATTTTATTGAAGGAGGAGTTATTAGACCTTTAATACTTATGAGTGCATTTTTCTCATTTATAATTGCTATGTTTTTGTTGTTATTGGGTGCTAAAGATATGGATTTAAATATGTTGAAATGGGGTGGTTCCTTAATTATATTTTCATTTGTTTTGAATTTATATTCAATCTATGAATCTCTAAAAGATAAGCCTAGTATTTTTAAGAATATGAATTTAGGATTTAAATTTACATTATTTTTAATTGAAGTTGTAGCATTCAACTGGATTTTAGCTACAATCCTAAATTAAAAGAAATTTTAAAATACAAAATTTCTAGCAAATCACCTATTATTTAATTTTTAATTTAATTTTTTACTTTATAGGTAATACTTTTTTTTATATTTAAAAGTCTTTTAAATAGTATATGAAATTATCGCAAGAGTTTTCTAGAGTTAAAAATAGTTTTTCTAAAGTTAAAGAAGATATGATTAGAATATCTTCAAAAATTAATGAAAATTATGATGAATTTCTAAAAGAACATAAAAAAATTAAAGAAACTATTGAGAATTTATCAAATGAAGTTAGAGAACATATTTCTAAGGCTAAAAATATTACTCCAAATCTTGAGACTGATAAAAATGAATCAAAAAAAGAGTATTTGGATTTGAAAGCAGAGATTAGGGAACTTAAGAGTGCGATCTCAAATATATTAGAAGAGCACCATAAATTCAATTTAACTATTGAAGAAGTTAAAAAAAATAAAGGTAATATTACTAGTCTTAAAGAAAAGCTCCACAGTAGTGAGCTTGAAATTTTTTTGTTAAAGGAGAGACTGATTGAAAAAGATGTTGAGGTTAAACAAATGAAAGATATAAATTCTCACATGTTGAATGTACTAACTGAACTTTCTAATCTTGAGTTAGAAATACTTAATAAAAAACTTAACTAATGAAAATGGATATAGTCAAAAATAATAAAAATATAGAAAATCCTGAGGTGAATTGTTAAAATGGATTTTGAACAAAAGAAAAAGAAAAATGATAATGAAGAACAGTACCATATTGAAAATTTAAGAATTGTTAGAGATTTTTCTAAAAAACTTATTTTAGAAATGGATGATCTAGTTAAGGCAATAGTTATCTTTGGTTCAAATACTCATGATACTCTAGATAAAGATTCAGATATAGATTTAATGATAATTCTAGATAATGTTTCAGTTTTTGTGACTGATGAACTAAAAGAAGCTTATAGAATTATTGTTTCAAAACTTGCATCAAAATATCCCAATAAACTTCATCTTATGAGTGTAAATTTTAGTGATTATTGGGATATGGTTAGGAAAGGAGACCCTATAGTTATTAATGTTTTAAGATACGGAATCCCACTTTATGATAAAAACATAATAGCTCCAATGCAATATTTGCTTGAAATTGGAAAAATTAAACCTTCAAGAGAAACAGTTTATACTTATATGGCGAGGTCTCAAACACTTTTAGAAGAGACTTCTAAACATTTAGATGACTCTGTATTAGATTTGTATTATGCAATCATTGATATGGTGCATGCTTCTTTAATTGTTGAGAAAAAAATGCCTCCTTCCCCAAAAGAGATGCCACATATATTCAAAGAGACTTTCAAAAATAAACCTTTAGCAAAATACTCGAAAATAATTGAAGAGTTTTATAAAATTGCAAAAGGTATAGAACATAAAAAAGGAATTAAAATTAATGGTGTGAAATATGATGAGCTTAAAATTAAAGCAGAAGAAGTAGTTTTGGAATTAAAGAAACATATCGATGTAAGCATCACAAAAAAAGACCTATTTGAGTTATAAATATGGCAATCATTACTATTCAAGAGCTTTTAATGTCGATTCATCAGAATAATTTTTTTTGGATTGTAATACCAATTTTATTTATTGGTATTGTTACAGATAAATATCAAGAAGAATCAGGAACTTCTGTGGGTAATGCTATTTCTAATGGTGCCTTAATTATTTTTACAGGTTTTTCATGGATACAAATTATTTCATCAAGGATAAATTTTTCAATTGATGTTATTGCATCACAATATATTTTTGCAGTATTTATTATTTTGTATGGTTTTTCAATTATTGGGTCAGGTTTTGGTAGCGGAGAGTTTGCAAAAGTATATGGTAGGATTAGAGTAATTACATTTATGTTAATATTTTTTACAATGATGATTTATGTTCCACTATTATATAATTATGTTAGTGTAGTATTGTTTGTTTTATTATTTCCATTTTATTATGCTTTTATTACAGAACTTATTAAAATTATGCCTGTTGCAGGTTCAAAAATGGTTAACAAAGAGTATATTGATTTTTCCAAATCGGAACTTAAAAAATTGTCTCTTAATCAAAGATTTATTACAATTGGCAAAGCGAAGATATATGAGTATTTAGAGTAAATGTTTATAAGAATTTGACTATTATTTTTATTATATGAGTATTGAAATAAATATTACTAAAGAATTTGACGGAGTTAAACCTAAAAATTTTATTAAGAAAAATATTGATATTCCATTTTTTAAAGTTGTTAATTTGATTAAAGATAAAAGAATTACTATAAATGGGAAAAAGATTAAACAAGATGATATTTTAAGAGAAGGAGATGTTCTTAAAGTTTGGCCAAATGATATAACTCTTCGAGAAAAGAAGAAATACCAAGAGAATATGGAAGATTTAGGTATTGAAGTTGTTTTTGAGAATGATAATTTCATTATTTTTAATAAAATTGCAGGAGTTGTTGTTCAAGGAGCCCAACATGATGATAAATCTTTTTCACTTCATCTTGCATGGTATAAAAATAAAATTGGTGATGAGAGTAGTTATGAATATTTTCATGCACACAGATTAGACAAAGATACTTCTGGACTTTTAGCTGTTGCAAAAAATGAGATTGCAATTAGAAATTTGAATGAAATCTTTAGACAAAGAGATGTTGTTAAGAAATATGTTTGTTTGTGTGTAGGAGAATTTGAAGAAAAGGAAGGAAAAGTTGAAGTTTTAATGACTCGAAATCCTCAAGGTTCTCATGAGAAGATGCGTATTGTTGAAAAATTTGAGAAGGAAACTAAAAAGAGTCTTAGTTTATACAAAGTTCTTGAAGAGTATGAAGATAAAGATGGAGATATATTCTCATTAGTTGAAGTAGAAATTAAAACTGGCATTACACATCAAATTAGAGTTCATATGAAATCTTTAGGTCATGCTATACTAGGAGATAAAATGTATGGTAATTCATTTCTTAATAGAAAGTATGAAGATAGATTGAGTAGACAATTTTTACATGCCAAATATTTAAAATTTAATTATGAAGGTGAAGAATTTGAAGTTGAAGCTCCAATTACTTTAGATTTAGAAAACTTTTTGAAAAATTTGAAAAAATTTTAGATGAATTCTTTTTCCATTGATTGTTTTAAATTTAAATAATTTTTCTCCCACCAAGTATAATAAAATGACATGTTTCCTTTAGGTAAGAAATCTCTAACATTAGAATTTTTTGCAATATAATTTCCATATAGAACCAAATCAGATTTAATAGACATAAAAAGAACTAAATACGGAATTAATTCTAACTCTGCAGAAATTAAAGGATTATAGATCATATACTCTTTAATAAAATATATAATTTTTTCGAAATTATACTTTCCACTATTAGAAATCTCATATTCCTCTTCCCTTGATAAAAACAAACTAGTTTTCACTATATCGTAAATTCTGTAAGTATAAACAATATGCTCGAAATCAATCAAATATTTAAAATCGCCCTCAAAATTAAAAAAACAATTAGGAGTTAAAAAATCTCCATGATTAATTTGTCTAGGTAAATTTTTTAAATTAAATTTCAAATTTTCAAATTTTTTAATTTGTTTTAATTTTAATTCCACAATTGATAAACAGTCTTCATCAAATATTCATACTTATTAATAAATTTACGAGTTTCTATTTCTTTAGGATTTTCATCAATAAAGATAATTTCTAAAATTTGATTAGAACAATCTTCTTGTAAATCAATAAACTCTTGATAATGCTGTGAAACTTTAAAATAATTTCTTCCTAGAAACAACAAAACTTCTCTGTTAGATATATTTAAATTTTTAAATATCTTTGAGAGATCTTCCTTGAATTTATCTCCAATAATTATATTATGATTAAATTCATTATTGATTTTATTCATATTTGAATATTGTGATTAAATTTATTTTTTTTTACATTCAGATATTTTTGTATTTTTGGAGTAATATTATAATCTAGCTTCATATCCCCTAAAACATTAATTCCTTGTTTTACAATTGCATTAATTTTATCAGGATTATTAGTCATCATTTTTATTTTCTTTATACCTAACTCCTTCAACACATATCCTGCAATATCATAATTTCTATAATCTAGTTTATCAAATAAATTTTCAAAGGCTACTTCAGTATCAACATTATTTACACGTTCAAACTCCATACTTTTAATTTTATTTTTTAAACCAATACCTCAACCTTCTTGATCCATATAA
This window of the Candidatus Woesearchaeota archaeon genome carries:
- the uppS gene encoding polyprenyl diphosphate synthase, whose protein sequence is MINHIGFIMDGNRRYGDKYNLSKKEAYRAGMEQFLNFVKYQVKHNIFETSFYALSTDNYENRGEDLRPIGDLIQNFFKDDDLEEYFIKHKIKLCLRGEIDELEEKDRKERKIKLFVSDLRKRFEKCNAKIGQEFKYRVNIAINYDGQKEILRSFKSIYEKISNGSLDFEKVDEKTIKNNIYYNDSKSPEIIVRPGDSPRISGFMLWDSKYSELYFTKKLWPEMNEEDFVEILDWFKSIKRNFGK
- the gap gene encoding type I glyceraldehyde-3-phosphate dehydrogenase, whose protein sequence is MKDNILSEIKEEISSNKKVRVAINGFGRIGRMIFRAGFNDPNIEFVAINDLSGADAARYFLQYDSAQGQFPTKVEVDGEYLVVGDRRVKVLGEKDIEKLPWKDLDIDVVAECTGRFVDREQVDIHIKNGAKKVVISAPGKGDVFYLVRGVNDEEYKNEFKVVSNGSCTTNSMSAIVNELYKKYGIEKGMFATIHSVTGDQRILDSVHPKLRRGRAAPFNIVPTSTGAAQAVIKLIPELEGKLHGIAYRVPTITGSITDLNLELKKNITKEEINSFLKEICSTKLHGIVEYSEEELVSSDIIGNPHSGVIDAQSTEVVGRNLLKLAVWYDNEYGFSNRMIEVIKLISKK
- a CDS encoding nucleotidyltransferase domain-containing protein; this encodes MDFEQKKKKNDNEEQYHIENLRIVRDFSKKLILEMDDLVKAIVIFGSNTHDTLDKDSDIDLMIILDNVSVFVTDELKEAYRIIVSKLASKYPNKLHLMSVNFSDYWDMVRKGDPIVINVLRYGIPLYDKNIIAPMQYLLEIGKIKPSRETVYTYMARSQTLLEETSKHLDDSVLDLYYAIIDMVHASLIVEKKMPPSPKEMPHIFKETFKNKPLAKYSKIIEEFYKIAKGIEHKKGIKINGVKYDELKIKAEEVVLELKKHIDVSITKKDLFEL
- a CDS encoding RluA family pseudouridine synthase, encoding MSIEINITKEFDGVKPKNFIKKNIDIPFFKVVNLIKDKRITINGKKIKQDDILREGDVLKVWPNDITLREKKKYQENMEDLGIEVVFENDNFIIFNKIAGVVVQGAQHDDKSFSLHLAWYKNKIGDESSYEYFHAHRLDKDTSGLLAVAKNEIAIRNLNEIFRQRDVVKKYVCLCVGEFEEKEGKVEVLMTRNPQGSHEKMRIVEKFEKETKKSLSLYKVLEEYEDKDGDIFSLVEVEIKTGITHQIRVHMKSLGHAILGDKMYGNSFLNRKYEDRLSRQFLHAKYLKFNYEGEEFEVEAPITLDLENFLKNLKKF
- a CDS encoding phosphotransferase; amino-acid sequence: MELKLKQIKKFENLKFNLKNLPRQINHGDFLTPNCFFNFEGDFKYLIDFEHIVYTYRIYDIVKTSLFLSREEEYEISNSGKYNFEKIIYFIKEYMIYNPLISAELELIPYLVLFMSIKSDLVLYGNYIAKNSNVRDFLPKGNMSFYYTWWEKNYLNLKQSMEKEFI